Proteins from a genomic interval of Acomys russatus chromosome 19, mAcoRus1.1, whole genome shotgun sequence:
- the Eid2 gene encoding EP300-interacting inhibitor of differentiation 2 — MSQLPAASSVPQTGAASGGRGLPRAEVGGGRAALPGPARPEEIRGGPMAAAREGPAAPGVAAARGGRVAAAARGSPAGAARGGAAAREGPMAPAVSREARMAEVARLLGEPLEEDAPEGRPRSRAGGLAALPYLRLRHPLSVLGINYQQFLRHYLENYPVAPGRIQELEERRRRFVEACRAREAAFDIEHLRNPQRVDFDILTFTIALTASEVINPLIEELGCDKFIHRE; from the coding sequence ATGTCCCAGCTGCCCGCAGCCAGCAGCGTCCCGCAAACGGGCGCGGCGAGCGGCGGGCGCGGCCTCCCGCGGGCCGAGGTTGGCGGCGGGCGCGCTGCGCTCCCGGGCCCGGCGCGACCGGAGGAGATCCGGGGAGGTCCGATGGCGGCGGCCCGGGAAGGACCCGCAGCCCCGGGGGTGGCGGCGGCCAGGGGAGGCCGTGTGGCTGCAGCAGCTCGGGGGAGCCCGGCGGGGGCGGCTCGCGGGGGCGCGGCGGCCCGGGAAGGCCCGATGGCACCGGCGGTGTCCAGGGAAGCCCGGATGGCGGAGGTGGCCCGGCTGCTGGGCGAGCCGCTGGAGGAGGACGCTCCCGAGGGCAGGCCCCGGTCCAGGGCGGGTGGCCTGGCGGCGCTGCCGTACCTGCGCCTCCGCCACCCGCTTAGCGTCCTGGGCATCAATTACCAGCAGTTCCTGCGACACTATCTGGAGAACTACCCGGTCGCCCCGGGCCGGATCCAGGAGCTGGAGGAGCGCAGGCGACGCTTCGTGGAGGCCTGCAGAGCCAGGGAGGCAGCCTTCGACATTGAGCACCTGCGCAACCCCCAGAGGGTGGATTTTGACATTTTAACCTTTACCATAGCCCTGACGGCGTCGGAGGTGATCAATCCTCTCATAGAAGAACTGGGGTGCGATAAGTTCATCCACAGAGAGTGA